The Blastomonas fulva genome contains a region encoding:
- a CDS encoding HNH endonuclease, protein MTKGVLIYKADSDYNDDPTSQYQFPSKLYLSRATTLVGDWVVFLESRRGGKRGYFAAARIQSLAPDPKDPTRHLAVIEPGSFVEFDQHVPFSDTDGPLERALLRPDGTQSGGKQAAVRPISDADFNRIIERGLIDGDDLLPRHGEALPGRIENHLNEIATPFLHEIPRARTEILLSRAIRDRAFRRNVLAAYGERCALSGLKLLNGGGRAEVEAAHIKPVQHGGPDAVANGLALSGTAHWMFDRGLIALGDDHSIEISRYVNDVDSVAKFLLPNRRAAVPSNPAHRPHPHFLEWHRQNVFKS, encoded by the coding sequence ATGACCAAGGGAGTTCTCATATACAAAGCTGACTCGGATTATAACGACGATCCGACTTCGCAGTACCAGTTTCCTTCAAAGCTCTATCTTTCTCGAGCTACCACCCTGGTCGGCGATTGGGTTGTTTTTTTGGAATCGCGGCGTGGTGGCAAGCGCGGGTATTTTGCCGCCGCTCGAATCCAATCCCTAGCTCCGGATCCAAAGGACCCCACACGCCACCTTGCTGTTATTGAGCCTGGTAGCTTTGTTGAGTTCGACCAGCATGTCCCATTCAGCGACACAGATGGCCCACTTGAGCGGGCTCTGCTAAGGCCTGACGGCACCCAATCTGGCGGCAAACAAGCGGCTGTCCGGCCCATCTCAGACGCCGATTTCAATCGCATTATCGAGCGAGGGTTAATCGACGGCGATGACCTTTTGCCAAGACATGGCGAGGCACTACCCGGCAGAATAGAAAATCATCTCAATGAGATCGCCACGCCGTTTTTACATGAAATTCCAAGGGCCCGGACAGAAATACTCTTATCGCGTGCAATTCGTGACCGAGCGTTCAGACGAAACGTGTTAGCAGCCTATGGCGAACGATGCGCGCTTTCAGGGCTGAAACTGCTGAACGGCGGCGGCCGCGCCGAGGTTGAAGCAGCACACATCAAGCCGGTCCAGCATGGAGGGCCAGATGCAGTCGCCAACGGATTAGCCTTGTCAGGCACAGCCCATTGGATGTTTGACCGTGGATTGATAGCCCTTGGGGATGATCATTCGATTGAGATTTCTCGTTACGTGAATGATGTCGATAGTGTCGCAAAATTCCTACTGCCCAATCGAAGGGCTGCTGTGCCTTCAAACCCTGCGCACCGACCACACCCACATTTTCTTGAGTGGCATCGACAAAACGTGTTCAAGTCTTAG
- a CDS encoding hybrid sensor histidine kinase/response regulator, producing MSLPSAALFGLAMIALLFAVAAVVEGRAGLAVRRPWLRHVAYTLALGVYCSSWTFYGAVGSIVRDGWQYLPIYLAPICLLLFAPRFLRRLAHAVAEEQATTVSDFIAARFGHDGGVARLVTLIALVGTIPYVALQFRSIGGALAFASGQSISDATMIGAAALLALFAILFGARRYELAGRSEGLVYAIGLESVIKIVALTAVAGVAVMLLINADAASVDSGMALLAANFRPERLSVDFGVIFLISIMAIIALPRQFYMGLVEAQEPGSLDRARFGLAAYLAVMALMALPIALAGASLMQPGEGSDLYVLQVPALGDSGAVLVLALIGGISAAASMVIVDSTALATMVSNDLIFPALLRSRQSDAAEGALGKRMLQVRRLSILGIVVAALAWALLIPAKNTLASIGLVAFAAMAQFTPHLILATQASGRDALAARVSLSIGFALWLYTLALPPILPDMVAQVLSGSLFDPLRLFGIGNASPLVHGVAWSLGCNLLAYSLVAARKVQTPPLPWTLRGQQKISDLDDLARLTASFVGQERARAEFPDAAPGVPVTRAAAQRARDLIARVVGASSARALVASALAGSQMSLADVTRLLGERGQSLRFSRELLAATFEHVDAGISVVDSEMNLVAWNSQYLDIFGYPPGLVRVGTPIADLIRYNARLGDFGSEDIEHHVRKRLNHMRRGQPHSFERQRKDGRVIKTVGGPMPGGGYVTSFTDISDEAEVRDELERTLAQLEQRVAERTGELSAANRQLAEATRDKTRFLAAASHDLLQPLHAARLFTAALARDAAPNTQMLAGRVDSAISAADGLIRALLDISRLDAGGVEPSPEPVALAPFLTDLAQSFMPMAESKGLALRIGALPGDVHTDPGLLRSVLQNFLSNALRYTQDGGVLIGSRRRGNRVRIDVYDTGVGIAPEQIQSIFTEFTRLGEVEADGLGLGLALAERIARLLGGEISVRSVPGRGSRFSLSLPLSAPQMAAPVPARAVPTPSPTRALDVLVIDNDALIVEAMLSLLTSLGHRATSAADPVQALSAAGPFDAALVDFHLGTATDGLALIAALRLQHPELPAALVTAQGSPDLVRRAGALGVPVIAKPAAAADITGFLAEAAGTP from the coding sequence ATGAGCCTGCCGTCGGCGGCATTGTTCGGGCTTGCGATGATCGCGCTGCTTTTTGCGGTGGCAGCGGTGGTCGAGGGGCGTGCGGGGCTGGCGGTTCGGCGGCCCTGGCTGCGGCATGTTGCGTATACGCTGGCGCTGGGGGTCTATTGCTCGAGCTGGACCTTCTATGGCGCGGTGGGCAGCATCGTGCGCGATGGCTGGCAGTATCTGCCGATCTACCTCGCGCCGATCTGCCTGTTGCTGTTTGCGCCGCGCTTCTTGCGGCGGCTGGCCCATGCCGTGGCCGAAGAGCAGGCAACCACGGTGTCCGATTTCATCGCCGCGCGCTTTGGCCATGATGGCGGCGTCGCGCGGCTGGTGACGCTGATCGCGCTGGTTGGCACCATCCCTTATGTCGCGCTGCAGTTCCGCTCGATCGGCGGCGCGCTCGCCTTTGCCTCGGGCCAGTCAATCTCCGATGCGACGATGATCGGCGCGGCGGCGCTGCTGGCGCTGTTCGCGATCCTGTTCGGCGCGCGGCGCTATGAACTCGCCGGGCGCAGCGAGGGGCTGGTCTATGCCATCGGCCTTGAATCGGTGATCAAGATCGTCGCGCTCACTGCGGTCGCGGGCGTCGCGGTGATGCTGCTGATCAACGCCGATGCCGCATCAGTCGACAGCGGGATGGCGCTGCTCGCCGCCAACTTCCGCCCCGAACGGCTGTCGGTCGACTTCGGCGTGATCTTCCTCATCTCGATCATGGCGATCATCGCCTTGCCGCGACAGTTCTATATGGGACTGGTCGAGGCGCAGGAGCCCGGATCGCTCGACCGCGCGCGCTTTGGCCTCGCCGCCTATCTTGCCGTCATGGCGCTGATGGCGCTGCCGATCGCGCTTGCCGGGGCCAGCCTGATGCAGCCGGGTGAGGGATCGGACCTCTATGTGCTCCAGGTTCCAGCCTTGGGCGACAGCGGCGCGGTGCTGGTGCTCGCGCTGATCGGCGGGATCAGCGCGGCGGCGTCGATGGTGATCGTCGATTCGACTGCGCTCGCCACCATGGTCTCCAACGACCTCATCTTCCCCGCGCTGCTGCGATCCCGTCAGTCTGATGCAGCGGAAGGCGCGCTGGGCAAAAGGATGCTGCAGGTGCGGCGGCTGTCGATCCTGGGGATCGTGGTCGCCGCGCTCGCCTGGGCGCTGCTGATCCCCGCGAAAAACACTCTGGCATCGATCGGCCTGGTCGCCTTTGCCGCGATGGCGCAGTTCACTCCCCACCTGATCCTCGCGACGCAGGCGAGCGGGCGCGATGCGCTGGCGGCGCGCGTCAGCCTCAGCATCGGCTTTGCGCTGTGGCTCTACACGCTGGCGCTTCCGCCGATCCTGCCCGATATGGTCGCGCAGGTGCTGAGCGGCAGCCTGTTCGATCCGCTGCGGCTGTTCGGCATCGGCAACGCCTCGCCTTTGGTGCACGGCGTTGCCTGGAGCCTGGGGTGCAACCTGCTCGCCTACAGCCTGGTCGCCGCGCGCAAGGTGCAGACGCCGCCGCTGCCGTGGACGCTGCGCGGCCAGCAGAAGATCAGCGATCTCGACGACCTTGCCCGGCTGACCGCGAGCTTTGTCGGACAGGAGCGCGCGCGCGCCGAGTTTCCCGATGCCGCCCCCGGCGTACCTGTCACCCGCGCCGCCGCGCAGCGCGCGCGCGACCTGATCGCGCGCGTGGTCGGGGCATCCTCGGCGCGCGCATTGGTCGCATCGGCGCTGGCGGGGAGCCAGATGAGCCTCGCCGATGTGACGCGGCTGCTCGGCGAGCGCGGCCAGTCGCTACGCTTCTCGCGCGAACTGCTCGCGGCGACCTTCGAGCATGTCGATGCCGGGATCAGCGTGGTCGATTCCGAGATGAACCTGGTCGCGTGGAACAGCCAGTATCTCGACATTTTCGGCTACCCACCGGGGCTGGTCCGGGTCGGCACACCGATCGCCGATCTGATCCGCTACAACGCGCGGCTGGGCGATTTCGGCTCGGAGGACATCGAGCATCACGTCCGCAAGCGGCTCAATCACATGCGGCGCGGGCAGCCGCACAGCTTCGAGCGGCAGCGCAAGGATGGCCGGGTGATCAAGACCGTGGGCGGACCGATGCCCGGCGGCGGCTATGTCACCAGCTTTACCGATATCAGCGACGAGGCTGAGGTGCGCGACGAGCTGGAGCGCACGCTGGCGCAGCTCGAACAGCGCGTCGCCGAGCGCACCGGCGAGCTGAGCGCCGCCAATCGCCAGCTGGCCGAGGCGACGCGCGACAAGACGCGTTTTCTCGCCGCTGCCAGCCACGATCTGCTCCAGCCGCTGCACGCCGCGCGACTGTTCACCGCCGCGCTGGCGCGCGATGCCGCGCCCAACACGCAAATGCTCGCGGGCCGGGTGGACAGCGCGATCAGCGCCGCCGACGGGCTGATCCGCGCGCTGCTCGACATCAGCCGGCTGGATGCAGGCGGGGTCGAGCCCAGCCCCGAGCCGGTCGCGCTTGCGCCGTTCCTCACCGATCTGGCGCAGAGCTTCATGCCGATGGCGGAGAGCAAGGGGTTGGCCTTGCGGATCGGCGCGCTGCCCGGAGACGTCCACACCGATCCCGGACTGCTGCGCTCTGTCCTGCAGAACTTCCTCTCCAATGCGCTGCGCTATACGCAGGACGGCGGCGTTCTGATCGGCAGCCGTCGGCGCGGGAACCGGGTGCGGATCGATGTCTACGACACCGGCGTCGGCATCGCGCCCGAGCAGATCCAGAGCATCTTTACCGAGTTCACCCGGCTGGGCGAGGTCGAGGCCGACGGACTGGGGCTGGGCCTCGCTTTGGCCGAGCGGATCGCGCGGCTGCTGGGCGGCGAGATTTCGGTGCGATCGGTGCCTGGCAGGGGGAGCCGGTTCAGCCTGTCGCTGCCGCTGAGCGCGCCGCAGATGGCAGCACCGGTGCCTGCGCGCGCGGTTCCCACGCCGTCACCCACGCGGGCGCTGGACGTGCTGGTGATCGACAACGATGCGCTGATCGTCGAGGCAATGCTATCCTTGCTGACCAGCCTGGGGCACCGCGCGACAAGCGCGGCCGATCCGGTGCAGGCGCTGTCGGCTGCCGGGCCGTTCGATGCCGCGCTCGTCGATTTCCACCTCGGCACCGCGACCGACGGGCTGGCGCTGATCGCGGCGCTGCGGCTGCAGCACCCCGAGCTGCCTGCCGCTCTGGTGACCGCGCAGGGATCGCCCGATCTGGTGCGGCGCGCGGGCGCGCTGGGGGTACCGGTGATCGCCAAGCCCGCGGCGGCGGCGGACATCACGGGGTTTCTGGCAGAGGCAGCGGGCACGCCCTGA
- a CDS encoding response regulator transcription factor, which yields MILAVGRVAPQAQILECGTLAAAARAAGTAEGLRLILLDLKMPGAVGYSGIALLHAERPEVPILVVSSAEGAGVADEARQLGAVGFLSKDSDLDTIEQAIARALGGRATKPVPTGPQEEVQQEIASLTPTQLKVLLEVLDGKLNKQIAHDLAMSEATVKAHMTVIMRKLGVQNRTQAALVARSLGLNLKH from the coding sequence CTGATCCTGGCGGTCGGCAGGGTGGCTCCGCAGGCACAGATTCTGGAATGTGGCACGCTCGCCGCGGCGGCGCGCGCGGCAGGCACAGCCGAAGGGCTGCGGCTGATCCTGCTTGATCTCAAGATGCCCGGCGCGGTGGGCTATTCCGGCATCGCGCTGCTGCATGCCGAACGCCCCGAGGTACCGATCCTGGTCGTCTCGAGCGCCGAAGGGGCGGGCGTCGCCGACGAGGCGCGGCAGCTGGGCGCGGTGGGGTTTCTGTCCAAGGACAGCGACCTCGACACGATCGAACAGGCCATCGCGCGGGCGCTCGGGGGACGTGCCACCAAGCCCGTGCCCACTGGCCCGCAGGAAGAGGTGCAGCAGGAGATTGCCTCGCTCACCCCGACCCAGCTCAAGGTGTTGCTCGAGGTGCTGGACGGAAAGCTCAACAAGCAGATCGCGCACGATCTTGCGATGAGCGAAGCAACGGTGAAGGCGCACATGACCGTGATCATGCGCAAGCTGGGCGTGCAGAACCGCACCCAGGCGGCTTTGGTCGCGCGCTCGCTGGGGTTGAACCTAAAGCATTAG
- the acs gene encoding acetate--CoA ligase codes for MAESIYPVPADWADNALVTAAVYDERYRLSLDDPDRFWREEATRLDWIKPFTTVKDTSFNEADFGIQWFADGTLNLAANCLDRHLAERGDTVAILWEPDSPDEASRSITYRELHEQVCRFANLLKAHGVRKGERVTLYLPMVPEAAVAMLACARIGAIHSVVFAGFSPEALAGRIQDCDSRIVVTADEGLRAGKHVPLKANVDAALGLHESGVDTVIVLKRTDADVPMVEGRDIDWTDGVAAQSADCPAEEMNAEDPLFILYTSGSTGKPKGVLHTTGGYAVWAAMTFQYVFDYRPGQIYWCAADVGWVTGHSYVVYAPLMMGATTVMFEGVPTWPDASRFWQIVDKFGVEIFYGAPTALRALMREGDDWVTRTSRKSLRLLGSVGEPINPEAWEWYHRVVGEGRCPIVDTWWQTETGACMMTPLPGAHALKPGSAAMPMFGVKPLLLTPEGEVIEGAGEGCLAIADSWPGQMRTVWGDHERFFQTYFTTFKGLYFTGDGCRRDADGYYWITGRIDDVINVSGHRMGTAEIESALVAHPKVAEAAVVGMPHDVKGQGIYAFVTTNVEVEPNEALRRELVQWVRREIGPIATPDIIQFTPALPKTRSGKIMRRILRKIGENDLANLGDTSTLADPSVVDHLLAERPQPADAT; via the coding sequence ATGGCCGAGAGCATCTATCCCGTACCCGCGGACTGGGCGGACAACGCGCTTGTCACCGCAGCGGTCTATGACGAGCGCTACCGCCTGTCGCTCGACGATCCCGACCGCTTCTGGCGCGAGGAGGCGACGCGGCTCGACTGGATCAAACCGTTCACGACCGTCAAGGACACGAGCTTCAACGAGGCCGATTTCGGTATCCAGTGGTTTGCCGATGGCACGCTCAACCTCGCGGCCAACTGCCTCGACCGGCATCTTGCCGAACGCGGCGACACCGTCGCGATCCTGTGGGAGCCCGACAGCCCCGATGAGGCGAGCCGCTCGATCACCTATCGTGAGCTCCACGAACAGGTCTGCCGCTTTGCCAACCTGCTCAAGGCGCACGGGGTTCGCAAGGGCGAGCGGGTGACGCTCTATCTGCCGATGGTGCCCGAAGCTGCCGTGGCGATGCTGGCCTGCGCGCGGATCGGGGCAATCCACTCGGTGGTGTTCGCAGGCTTCTCGCCCGAGGCTCTGGCAGGCCGCATCCAGGATTGCGACAGCCGCATCGTCGTCACGGCGGATGAGGGCCTGCGCGCGGGCAAGCATGTGCCGCTCAAGGCCAATGTCGATGCCGCGCTCGGTCTGCACGAAAGCGGCGTGGACACCGTCATCGTGCTCAAGCGCACCGACGCCGATGTGCCGATGGTCGAGGGTCGCGATATCGACTGGACTGACGGAGTCGCCGCGCAATCCGCGGACTGCCCGGCAGAGGAAATGAACGCCGAAGACCCGCTGTTCATCCTCTACACCTCGGGCTCGACCGGCAAGCCCAAGGGCGTGCTGCACACCACCGGCGGCTATGCCGTGTGGGCGGCGATGACCTTCCAGTATGTGTTCGATTACCGCCCCGGCCAGATCTACTGGTGCGCCGCCGATGTCGGCTGGGTCACCGGGCACAGCTATGTCGTCTATGCCCCGCTGATGATGGGCGCGACGACGGTGATGTTCGAAGGCGTGCCCACCTGGCCCGATGCTTCGCGTTTCTGGCAGATCGTCGACAAGTTCGGCGTCGAGATCTTCTACGGCGCACCCACCGCGCTGCGCGCGCTGATGCGCGAAGGCGACGACTGGGTGACAAGAACAAGCCGCAAGTCGCTGCGCCTGCTGGGTTCGGTGGGCGAGCCGATCAATCCCGAAGCCTGGGAATGGTACCACCGCGTGGTCGGCGAGGGCCGCTGCCCGATCGTCGACACATGGTGGCAGACCGAAACCGGCGCGTGCATGATGACCCCGCTGCCCGGCGCACACGCGCTCAAGCCCGGGTCCGCCGCGATGCCGATGTTCGGGGTCAAGCCGCTGCTGCTCACCCCCGAAGGCGAAGTGATCGAAGGCGCGGGCGAGGGGTGCCTGGCCATCGCTGACAGCTGGCCCGGTCAGATGCGCACCGTGTGGGGCGATCATGAGCGCTTCTTCCAGACCTATTTCACCACCTTCAAGGGCCTGTACTTCACCGGTGACGGCTGCAGGCGCGATGCGGACGGCTATTACTGGATCACCGGGCGGATCGATGATGTCATCAACGTCTCGGGCCACCGCATGGGCACCGCCGAGATCGAAAGCGCATTGGTCGCGCATCCCAAGGTGGCCGAGGCCGCTGTGGTCGGCATGCCGCACGACGTGAAGGGGCAGGGCATCTATGCCTTCGTCACCACCAATGTCGAGGTCGAGCCCAACGAGGCGCTGCGCCGTGAACTGGTGCAATGGGTGCGCCGCGAGATCGGGCCGATCGCCACGCCCGACATCATCCAGTTCACGCCCGCTCTGCCCAAGACCCGCTCGGGCAAGATCATGCGCCGCATCCTGCGCAAGATCGGCGAGAACGACCTCGCCAACCTCGGCGATACATCGACGCTTGCCGATCCTTCGGTTGTCGACCATCTTCTCGCCGAAAGACCGCAACCGGCAGACGCAACATAG
- a CDS encoding DcaP family trimeric outer membrane transporter → MPKARRRSWLILLGASALVAPNLAHAQNAKTATAREQALEERLLRLEAEMAALRADLGAARSEQAQTATAASQAAARSEETATKLATLESRPAAPAEGFRVGGTTFKLGGFVKAVASATRFDDGMLAGGSLGKEFYLPQQIPVGAAATRDFMANARQTRLFFTSSTPLGGKELKSHIEFDFALATAPAGAQRATNAYTPTLRRAFLTYDRFLVGQEWTTFQNPALLPESTDFVGPLEGTVFVRQMIVQYRQPLGQGLDLLLALENPQTETVTTINPVLSDNDQDRVPDLVAKLVYKKPNLDLHLAGLVRQLSVHDGGAGDDSLGWGLSAGGKFAFGPDGRHDIRLSATYGNGIGRYLGLGYAPDAVFDRTALGNRLLNVDNIAGFASLKLGWTANLRSTFAAGYQHADYPDGIAIPGLANVSAYSIAANLFWSPVKNLDIGIEVRHAGREVASGLKGQMDRFEMAAKYTF, encoded by the coding sequence ATGCCAAAGGCCAGGCGCCGTTCATGGCTGATATTGCTGGGAGCAAGCGCGCTGGTCGCGCCGAACCTGGCGCATGCCCAGAACGCCAAGACCGCCACTGCCCGCGAACAGGCGCTCGAGGAGCGGCTGCTCAGGCTCGAAGCCGAGATGGCCGCACTGCGCGCCGATCTGGGCGCCGCGCGCAGCGAACAGGCGCAGACCGCTACCGCCGCCAGCCAGGCCGCCGCACGCAGCGAGGAGACCGCCACCAAGCTCGCCACGCTGGAAAGCAGACCCGCCGCGCCCGCAGAAGGTTTTCGTGTCGGTGGCACGACCTTCAAGCTCGGCGGCTTCGTCAAGGCGGTGGCCAGCGCGACTCGGTTCGACGACGGCATGCTCGCGGGCGGATCTTTGGGCAAGGAATTCTACCTGCCGCAGCAGATCCCGGTCGGCGCCGCTGCGACGCGTGATTTCATGGCCAATGCCCGCCAGACGCGGCTATTCTTTACCAGTTCCACCCCGTTGGGCGGCAAGGAGCTCAAGAGCCATATCGAGTTCGACTTTGCGCTGGCGACAGCGCCTGCAGGCGCGCAGCGCGCCACCAACGCCTATACGCCCACGCTGCGCCGCGCCTTCCTGACCTATGACCGGTTCCTGGTCGGGCAGGAATGGACCACCTTCCAGAACCCGGCGCTGCTGCCCGAAAGCACGGATTTCGTCGGCCCGCTCGAAGGCACCGTGTTCGTTCGCCAGATGATCGTGCAGTACCGCCAGCCGCTGGGCCAGGGACTCGACCTGCTGCTCGCGCTGGAAAACCCGCAGACCGAGACGGTTACCACGATCAATCCGGTGCTGAGCGACAATGATCAGGACCGCGTGCCCGATCTGGTCGCCAAGCTGGTCTACAAGAAGCCCAACCTCGACCTGCATTTGGCCGGGCTGGTGCGCCAGCTCTCGGTGCATGACGGCGGCGCTGGCGACGATTCGCTTGGCTGGGGCCTATCTGCCGGCGGCAAGTTCGCCTTCGGCCCCGATGGCCGCCACGACATCCGGCTGAGCGCCACTTATGGCAACGGCATCGGCCGCTATCTGGGCCTGGGCTATGCGCCCGATGCGGTGTTCGACCGCACCGCGCTGGGCAACCGGCTGCTCAATGTCGACAACATCGCAGGGTTCGCTTCGCTCAAGCTGGGCTGGACCGCCAATCTGCGCTCGACCTTCGCGGCGGGCTATCAGCACGCCGACTATCCCGATGGCATCGCGATCCCGGGGCTGGCCAATGTTTCGGCCTATTCGATTGCCGCCAATCTGTTCTGGTCTCCGGTCAAAAATCTCGACATCGGCATTGAGGTCCGCCACGCCGGACGCGAGGTGGCGAGCGGATTGAAGGGCCAGATGGACCGGTTCGAGATGGCAGCGAAATACACGTTCTGA
- a CDS encoding MFS transporter, whose translation MATVPQDALPKHHKATQGEKMVIAASSLGTVFEWYDFYLYGLLATYISVQFFSGVNETTGFIFALAAFAAGFAVRPFGALVFGRIGDLVGRKNTFLVTMGIMGLSTFAVGLLPSYASIGVAAPIILVALRLAQGLALGGEYGGAATYVAEHAPEGKRGLYTSWIQTTATFGLFAALLVVIGFRFALGEEAFAAWGWRLPFLISIVLLGISMWIRMQLNESPVFQKMKDEGTTSKAPLTEAFAKWGNLRWVIIALLGAVMGQAVVWYAGQFYALFFLEKTLRVDGATANILIAIALALATPFFVFFGWLSDKIGRKPIILGGCALAAMTYFPLFGALTHAANPALAEAQAAAPVTIAAHQEECSFQFDPIGKNTFDTSSCDIAKTYLAKAGVSYANVEATPGKPATVSIGRAVFTAPAPAGMTPEAKKAAIKTFQDDLKAELISAGYPEKADNARIDKVAVVAILWALAMLVTMVYGPIAAMLVELFPSRIRYTSMSLPYHIGNGWFGGFLPTTAFAMVAATGNIYYGLWYPVVIAAATVVIGLLFLPETFRRNIDD comes from the coding sequence ATGGCTACGGTTCCACAGGATGCGCTACCAAAGCATCACAAGGCGACACAGGGGGAGAAGATGGTCATCGCCGCTTCGTCCCTGGGCACGGTATTCGAATGGTATGATTTCTACCTGTACGGCCTGCTGGCGACCTATATCTCGGTGCAGTTCTTCTCCGGTGTCAACGAGACCACCGGGTTCATCTTCGCACTCGCCGCCTTTGCCGCGGGCTTTGCGGTCCGCCCCTTCGGCGCGCTGGTCTTCGGGCGGATCGGCGATCTGGTCGGGCGCAAGAATACCTTTCTGGTGACCATGGGCATCATGGGGCTGTCGACCTTCGCGGTTGGGCTGCTTCCCAGCTACGCCTCGATCGGCGTGGCCGCGCCGATCATTCTGGTCGCGCTCAGGCTTGCCCAGGGACTGGCGCTGGGCGGCGAATATGGCGGCGCTGCCACCTATGTCGCCGAGCATGCGCCTGAGGGCAAGCGCGGGCTCTACACCAGCTGGATTCAGACCACGGCGACCTTCGGGCTGTTCGCAGCGCTGCTGGTGGTCATCGGCTTCCGCTTCGCACTGGGTGAAGAGGCGTTCGCCGCCTGGGGATGGCGCCTGCCGTTCCTGATCTCGATCGTGCTGCTCGGCATCTCGATGTGGATCCGCATGCAGCTCAACGAAAGCCCGGTCTTCCAGAAGATGAAGGACGAGGGCACGACCTCCAAGGCGCCGCTCACCGAAGCCTTCGCCAAATGGGGCAATCTGCGCTGGGTGATCATTGCGCTGCTGGGTGCGGTGATGGGCCAGGCGGTGGTCTGGTATGCCGGGCAGTTCTACGCATTGTTCTTCCTCGAAAAGACCCTGCGCGTCGATGGCGCGACAGCCAATATCCTGATCGCCATCGCGCTTGCGCTCGCCACGCCGTTCTTCGTGTTCTTCGGCTGGCTGTCCGACAAGATCGGCCGCAAGCCGATCATCCTGGGCGGCTGCGCGCTGGCGGCGATGACCTACTTCCCGCTGTTCGGTGCGCTGACCCATGCTGCCAACCCGGCGCTCGCCGAAGCCCAGGCCGCTGCCCCGGTCACCATCGCCGCACATCAGGAGGAGTGCTCGTTCCAGTTCGATCCGATCGGCAAGAACACCTTCGATACCTCGAGCTGCGATATCGCCAAGACCTATCTCGCGAAGGCCGGGGTCAGCTATGCCAATGTCGAGGCAACCCCGGGCAAGCCGGCCACGGTCAGCATCGGCCGTGCGGTGTTCACCGCGCCTGCCCCTGCCGGGATGACCCCCGAGGCGAAGAAGGCCGCGATCAAGACGTTCCAGGACGATCTCAAGGCGGAGCTGATCTCGGCGGGCTATCCCGAAAAGGCCGACAATGCCCGGATCGACAAGGTGGCGGTTGTCGCCATCCTGTGGGCGTTGGCGATGCTGGTGACCATGGTCTACGGGCCGATCGCCGCGATGCTGGTGGAGCTTTTCCCCAGCCGCATCCGCTACACCTCGATGTCACTGCCCTATCACATCGGCAACGGCTGGTTCGGCGGCTTCCTGCCCACCACCGCGTTCGCGATGGTCGCTGCCACCGGCAACATCTATTACGGCCTGTGGTACCCGGTGGTGATCGCCGCAGCGACGGTGGTCATCGGGCTGCTGTTCCTGCCCGAGACCTTCCGCCGCAACATCGACGACTGA
- the queA gene encoding tRNA preQ1(34) S-adenosylmethionine ribosyltransferase-isomerase QueA, translating to MRVDDFDFELPPERIALRPVRPRDAAKMLCVYGSAMRDAQVRDLPGLLNPGDCLVFNDTRVIPAQLEGVKLGGQARIGATLHKRIDLRRWQAFVRNSRRLRLGDVIDFGADVFATVEARGADGSITLAFEGTEPVELLLERAGTMPLPPYIAAKRDIDEADREDYQTRFAREDGAVAAPTASLHFTDELMAALAAAGIEHAMLTLHVGAGTFLPVKADDTNDHQMHAEWGRIDAATADRLNAVRARGNRVIAVGTTVLRLIESAAREDGVIAPFEGDTAIFITPGYRFRGIDGLMTNFHLPRSTLFMLVSALMGLDVMRAAYAHAIAHDYRFYSYGDSSLLLP from the coding sequence ATGCGCGTTGACGATTTCGATTTCGAACTTCCCCCCGAACGCATAGCGCTGCGCCCCGTGCGCCCGCGCGATGCGGCAAAGATGCTGTGCGTGTACGGCAGCGCGATGCGCGATGCGCAGGTCCGCGACCTGCCCGGATTGCTGAACCCCGGCGATTGCCTGGTGTTCAACGACACCCGTGTCATCCCGGCGCAGCTGGAAGGCGTGAAGCTGGGCGGGCAGGCGCGGATCGGCGCGACGCTGCACAAGCGGATCGACCTGCGGCGCTGGCAGGCCTTTGTCCGCAACTCGCGGCGGCTGCGGCTGGGCGATGTCATCGATTTCGGCGCGGATGTCTTCGCCACGGTCGAGGCGCGCGGCGCAGACGGGTCGATCACGCTGGCGTTTGAGGGGACCGAGCCGGTCGAGCTGCTGCTCGAACGCGCGGGTACGATGCCGCTGCCGCCCTATATCGCTGCCAAGCGCGACATCGACGAGGCCGACCGCGAGGACTATCAGACCCGTTTCGCCAGGGAAGACGGCGCTGTTGCTGCGCCCACGGCCTCGCTGCATTTCACCGACGAGCTGATGGCTGCGCTCGCCGCGGCGGGGATCGAACATGCCATGCTGACGCTGCATGTCGGCGCGGGCACCTTTCTTCCGGTCAAGGCCGACGACACCAACGACCACCAGATGCACGCCGAATGGGGCCGCATCGATGCCGCTACTGCCGATCGTCTGAACGCGGTGCGCGCTCGCGGCAACCGGGTGATCGCGGTGGGCACCACGGTGCTGCGGCTGATCGAAAGCGCCGCGCGCGAGGATGGCGTGATCGCACCGTTCGAGGGCGATACGGCGATCTTCATCACCCCCGGCTACCGTTTCAGGGGAATCGACGGGCTGATGACCAACTTCCACCTGCCGCGCTCGACGCTGTTCATGCTGGTCTCGGCGCTGATGGGGCTCGATGTTATGCGTGCGGCCTATGCGCATGCCATCGCGCATGACTATCGCTTCTATTCCTATGGCGATTCCTCGCTGCTGCTGCCCTGA